One region of Blattabacterium cuenoti genomic DNA includes:
- the atpG gene encoding ATP synthase F1 subunit gamma, producing the protein MDNTKEIKRRILSIESVIKTTEAMKMISVVKLKKSKNKLIQAKIYLDYIKSFFLDFEKDFLIKKKYFFSSIGKKLFIIFTSNRGLCGSFNSLIFEKINQILKKEKDPNKCIFFSIGKKGFSFLSKKYNMYEINNSIYDYMNIFSYEERINFVKQLIKDFFKKNFSSIYLVYNSLKNSLFQEIIVEKFLPIVIKDLKNTKISFSILEPSKEIILEYIILKFLNAKLLKIFLESIASEHTARMISMHKATENAFDIKNNLMLNYNKERQTNITKEILEIIGGLESINNEK; encoded by the coding sequence ATGGATAATACAAAAGAGATCAAGAGAAGAATTTTATCAATAGAATCGGTTATAAAAACTACTGAAGCAATGAAAATGATCTCTGTTGTTAAATTAAAAAAATCCAAAAATAAGCTAATACAAGCAAAAATTTATTTAGATTATATTAAATCATTTTTTTTAGATTTTGAAAAAGATTTTTTAATCAAAAAAAAATATTTTTTTTCTTCAATAGGAAAAAAACTATTTATTATATTTACTTCTAATCGTGGTTTATGTGGTTCTTTTAATTCCTTAATTTTTGAAAAAATTAATCAAATTTTAAAAAAAGAAAAAGATCCAAATAAATGTATTTTTTTTTCTATAGGTAAAAAAGGGTTTTCTTTTTTATCAAAAAAATACAATATGTATGAAATCAATAACAGCATATATGATTACATGAATATATTTTCTTATGAAGAAAGAATTAATTTTGTTAAACAATTAATTAAAGATTTTTTTAAAAAAAATTTTTCTTCAATTTATTTAGTATATAATAGTTTAAAAAACTCTTTATTTCAAGAAATAATAGTAGAAAAATTTCTTCCAATTGTTATAAAAGATTTAAAAAATACAAAAATATCATTTTCTATTTTAGAACCTTCTAAAGAAATCATTTTAGAATATATAATTTTAAAATTTTTAAATGCAAAATTATTAAAGATCTTTTTAGAGTCTATTGCATCAGAACATACAGCACGTATGATATCTATGCATAAAGCTACAGAAAATGCATTTGATATTAAAAATAATTTAATGTTAAACTATAATAAAGAAAGACAAACTAATATCACTAAAGAAATATTAGAAATAATAGGAGGTTTAGAATCAATAAATAATGAAAAATAA
- a CDS encoding DnaJ C-terminal domain-containing protein: MVKKDYYEVLGIARNASSEEIKKAYRKLAIKYHPDKNLDNKKNAEEKFKEAAEAYEILSNTEKRKRYDKFGHSGVKGSSSSSEMNMEDIFANFGDIFADAFGEGFSSFGFGRSARHKTIKGSDLRIKVKLSLEEIANGIEKKVKVKRLKVAKGITIKNCYYCKGVGQTTRVTNTILGRMQTTSQCHSCSGIGKKIENIPYGANKHGLIKEEELVNIKIPAGLTEGIQLKVSGKGNEAPFGGIPGDLIVLIEEIAHPKLKREGNNLHYDLYISFPDAILGASKEIPTINGKARIKIDPGTQSGKTLRLKNKGLPNIEGYGYGSLLIHVNVWTPKKINEEQKKFFEKMRKNENFLPHPGNSEKSFFDRVREMFS; encoded by the coding sequence ATGGTGAAAAAAGATTATTACGAAGTATTAGGTATTGCTAGAAATGCTTCTTCAGAAGAAATTAAAAAAGCCTATAGAAAATTAGCAATAAAATATCATCCAGATAAAAATTTAGATAATAAAAAAAATGCAGAAGAAAAATTTAAAGAAGCGGCTGAAGCTTATGAAATTTTAAGCAATACAGAAAAAAGGAAACGTTATGATAAATTTGGACATTCTGGAGTGAAAGGAAGTAGTTCAAGTTCAGAAATGAATATGGAAGACATTTTTGCAAATTTTGGAGATATTTTTGCAGATGCGTTTGGTGAAGGTTTTTCTAGTTTTGGATTTGGAAGATCTGCTAGACATAAAACAATTAAAGGAAGTGATTTAAGAATCAAAGTTAAACTTTCATTAGAAGAAATAGCTAATGGTATAGAAAAAAAAGTAAAAGTAAAAAGATTGAAAGTAGCTAAAGGTATAACAATTAAAAATTGTTATTATTGTAAAGGAGTTGGACAAACAACACGTGTAACTAACACTATTCTAGGAAGAATGCAAACTACTTCTCAATGTCATTCCTGTTCTGGAATTGGAAAAAAAATTGAAAATATACCTTATGGAGCGAATAAACATGGATTAATAAAAGAAGAAGAATTAGTAAATATAAAAATTCCTGCTGGACTTACAGAAGGTATACAATTAAAAGTTTCTGGAAAAGGAAATGAAGCTCCTTTTGGTGGAATACCAGGAGATTTAATAGTATTAATTGAAGAAATTGCACATCCTAAATTAAAAAGAGAAGGAAATAATCTTCATTATGATTTATACATATCATTTCCAGATGCTATATTAGGAGCTTCAAAAGAAATTCCTACTATTAATGGAAAAGCTAGAATAAAAATAGATCCAGGAACACAATCAGGAAAAACTCTTAGATTAAAAAATAAAGGATTACCTAATATTGAGGGATATGGATATGGTAGTCTTTTAATTCATGTTAATGTTTGGACTCCAAAAAAAATTAATGAAGAACAAAAAAAATTTTTTGAAAAAATGAGAAAAAATGAAAATTTTCTTCCACATCCAGGAAATTCAGAAAAATCTTTTTTTGATCGTGTAAGAGAAATGTTTTCTTAA
- the atpE gene encoding ATP synthase F0 subunit C — protein sequence MDIDLTYSGLAALGAGLAVIGAGLGIGKIGGSAMESIARQPEASEKIQNAMIIAAALIEGAALFGIVTALLAVFK from the coding sequence ATGGATATAGATTTAACTTACTCAGGTTTAGCCGCTTTAGGAGCTGGTCTTGCAGTAATAGGAGCCGGTTTAGGAATTGGTAAAATAGGAGGTTCTGCAATGGAATCTATTGCTAGACAACCTGAAGCTTCAGAAAAAATACAAAATGCTATGATTATAGCAGCTGCGCTTATAGAAGGAGCAGCTTTATTTGGTATAGTAACTGCTTTATTAGCTGTTTTTAAATAA
- a CDS encoding nucleotide exchange factor GrpE, protein MDINQKKTEKKTEKKTEKKTEKKTEKKTEKKVDLSNNKNDITNVNYSCKEDLSEIDILKKKLEEEKNKFLRLFAELENYKKRIQKERFDIFRAVHEEIFIDLIPILDDFERGLKELKKSKDEFLIKGISLIQEKFIKILKEKGLKKIKIKKGDEFNTDLHEAISQIPTIKENLKGKIIEIIESGYFLKEKVIRHAKVVTGK, encoded by the coding sequence ATGGATATTAATCAAAAAAAAACTGAAAAGAAAACTGAAAAGAAAACTGAAAAGAAAACTGAAAAGAAAACTGAAAAGAAAACTGAAAAAAAAGTAGATTTATCTAATAATAAAAATGATATTACTAACGTAAATTATTCTTGTAAAGAGGATCTATCTGAAATAGATATTTTAAAAAAAAAATTAGAAGAGGAAAAAAATAAGTTTTTACGTCTTTTTGCAGAATTAGAAAATTATAAAAAACGTATTCAGAAAGAAAGATTTGATATTTTTAGAGCAGTTCATGAAGAAATTTTTATAGATTTAATTCCTATTTTGGATGATTTTGAACGTGGTCTTAAAGAATTAAAAAAATCTAAAGATGAATTCCTTATAAAAGGAATATCTTTGATACAAGAAAAATTTATTAAAATTTTAAAAGAAAAAGGATTAAAAAAAATTAAAATAAAAAAAGGAGATGAATTTAATACAGATTTACACGAAGCTATATCACAAATACCAACAATAAAAGAAAATTTAAAAGGAAAAATTATAGAAATAATAGAATCCGGATATTTTCTAAAAGAAAAAGTGATAAGACATGCTAAAGTTGTTACTGGAAAATAA
- the ilvD gene encoding dihydroxy-acid dehydratase: MKKRINHFSKKITEEQNLPAAHAMLYATGMKESDFLKAQIGIISNWYEGNPCNIHLDQLAKKIKSSIKKRYLIGFQITTIGVSDGITMGTSGMRYSLPSRELIADSIETVIDSHYYDGVISIPGCDKNIPGSIIGLLRLNRPSIIVYGGSISSGYYNGNKLDIVSSFEALGKKKSCKITEIEYKNIVKNSCPGPGACGGMYTANTMASALECMGMMLPYSSSSPSTSKNKIVECEEVSKYILNLLEKNIKPKDIVTKDSIENGIKLAICLGGSTNLVLHFLAISKSANINFSLKDFQRISDQIPLIGNLKPSGNFLMEDIHMYIGGIPVIIKYLLNEGILSGNCLTVTGKTLSENMENVPNINFSHKIIYPLDNPIKKNGHIRILYGNLSPEGSVAKITGKEGTFFRGKANVFNSEEEANIAILNNQIYSESVIVIRYVGPKGGPGMPEMLKPTSYIMGSGLGKKVALITDGRFSGGSHGFVVGHITPEALSGGLIAFVKNGDFIKIDAEKNTITLEVDEEEIQKRKKSWTPPSLKIKKGYLYKYAKIVSPASQGCVTDEF, from the coding sequence ATGAAAAAAAGGATTAATCATTTTAGCAAAAAAATAACAGAAGAACAAAATTTACCTGCAGCACATGCTATGTTATATGCTACAGGAATGAAAGAATCTGATTTTTTAAAAGCGCAAATAGGAATAATAAGTAATTGGTATGAAGGAAATCCTTGTAACATACATTTAGACCAATTAGCAAAAAAAATAAAATCATCAATAAAAAAACGTTATTTAATAGGATTTCAAATTACTACTATTGGAGTAAGTGATGGTATAACTATGGGGACATCAGGTATGAGATATTCACTACCTTCTAGAGAATTAATAGCGGATAGCATAGAAACAGTAATAGATTCACATTATTATGATGGAGTCATATCTATTCCTGGATGTGATAAAAATATACCAGGATCTATTATAGGTTTACTTAGATTAAATAGACCATCTATTATTGTATATGGAGGTTCAATTTCTTCTGGTTATTACAATGGTAATAAATTAGATATTGTATCATCTTTTGAAGCTTTAGGAAAAAAAAAATCCTGTAAAATAACTGAAATAGAATATAAAAATATAGTAAAAAATTCTTGTCCAGGACCAGGAGCCTGTGGTGGAATGTATACTGCAAATACGATGGCTTCTGCTTTAGAATGTATGGGAATGATGCTTCCTTATTCATCTTCCTCTCCATCAACAAGTAAAAATAAAATAGTAGAATGCGAAGAAGTTTCTAAGTATATTTTAAATTTATTAGAAAAAAATATAAAACCAAAAGATATAGTAACAAAAGATTCTATAGAAAATGGAATAAAATTAGCTATATGTTTAGGAGGTTCTACTAACTTAGTTTTACACTTTTTAGCTATTTCAAAATCAGCAAATATTAATTTTTCTTTAAAAGACTTTCAAAGAATTAGTGATCAAATTCCTCTTATTGGAAATTTAAAACCTAGTGGAAACTTTCTTATGGAAGACATTCATATGTATATTGGAGGAATACCTGTTATTATAAAATATTTATTAAATGAAGGAATATTATCTGGTAACTGTTTAACAGTTACTGGAAAAACATTATCTGAAAATATGGAAAATGTTCCTAATATTAATTTTAGTCATAAAATAATTTATCCACTTGATAATCCTATTAAAAAAAATGGACATATAAGAATTTTATATGGAAATCTTTCTCCAGAAGGATCAGTAGCTAAGATTACTGGTAAAGAAGGAACTTTTTTTCGTGGTAAAGCAAATGTTTTTAATTCAGAAGAAGAAGCTAATATAGCTATTTTGAATAATCAAATTTATTCTGAATCAGTAATTGTTATAAGATATGTAGGACCTAAAGGAGGTCCTGGAATGCCAGAAATGTTAAAACCTACATCTTATATTATGGGATCAGGATTAGGAAAAAAAGTAGCTCTTATTACAGATGGTAGATTTTCAGGAGGATCACATGGTTTTGTTGTAGGACATATTACTCCAGAAGCATTATCTGGAGGATTAATTGCTTTTGTAAAAAATGGTGATTTTATTAAAATAGATGCAGAAAAAAATACTATTACTCTTGAAGTAGATGAAGAAGAAATACAAAAAAGAAAAAAATCATGGACTCCACCTTCATTAAAAATAAAGAAAGGATATTTATATAAATATGCTAAAATAGTATCTCCAGCTTCTCAAGGATGTGTTACAGATGAATTTTAA
- the mnmA gene encoding tRNA 2-thiouridine(34) synthase MnmA — MQKKVIVGLSGGVDSSVAALILKKIGYKVIGLFMHNWEEKTSKCTWIEDSIDAMLVSNQLNIPFQIVEMKKEYKKYVINYMFKEYELGNTPNPDILCNREIKFNIFLKKAIDLGADFIATGHYVNKEKIIKNNKIIYRLSIGKDLNKDQSYFLCQLTQYQLKKSLFPLGLFTKNQVRKIAEKNGLCNAHKKDSQGLCFIGKIKLPEFLQKKILPKKGEVVCINSNSLIYKKKIIFSSLEEELFFLSRKRKYKKSDGKVIGYHKGAYLFTKGQRKGIAIGGYKKALFVIETDVKKNIVYTGFGNKHPGLYNKSLFIKEKDIHWIREDLALFEGEKMDVFSRIRYRQVLQKSKLHKIKKGMLIEFEIMQCAITEGQFAVWYLGKELIGSGIIS, encoded by the coding sequence ATGCAAAAAAAAGTGATAGTAGGACTTTCAGGAGGTGTAGATTCAAGTGTTGCTGCGTTAATTTTAAAAAAAATAGGTTATAAAGTAATTGGTTTATTTATGCATAATTGGGAAGAAAAAACAAGTAAATGTACTTGGATAGAAGATAGTATTGATGCGATGTTGGTTTCTAACCAATTGAATATCCCTTTTCAAATAGTAGAAATGAAAAAAGAATATAAAAAATATGTTATTAATTATATGTTCAAAGAATATGAATTAGGTAATACTCCTAATCCAGATATTTTATGCAATAGAGAGATTAAATTTAATATTTTTTTGAAAAAAGCTATTGATTTAGGTGCAGATTTTATTGCTACAGGTCATTATGTCAATAAAGAAAAAATTATAAAAAATAATAAAATTATTTATCGTCTTTCAATAGGAAAAGATCTTAATAAAGATCAATCATATTTTTTATGTCAATTAACACAATATCAATTAAAAAAATCTCTTTTTCCATTAGGATTATTTACAAAAAATCAAGTACGAAAAATAGCAGAAAAAAACGGTTTGTGCAATGCTCATAAAAAAGATTCACAAGGATTGTGTTTTATAGGAAAAATTAAATTACCTGAATTTCTTCAAAAAAAAATTTTACCAAAAAAAGGAGAAGTTGTATGTATTAATTCTAATTCTTTAATATATAAAAAAAAAATAATTTTTTCTTCTTTAGAAGAAGAATTATTTTTTTTATCTAGAAAAAGAAAATATAAAAAATCAGATGGAAAAGTAATTGGATATCATAAAGGAGCTTATTTATTTACTAAAGGTCAACGTAAAGGAATAGCCATAGGAGGCTATAAAAAAGCTCTTTTTGTTATTGAAACAGATGTAAAAAAAAATATTGTTTATACCGGATTTGGAAATAAACATCCTGGATTATATAATAAATCTTTATTTATTAAGGAAAAAGACATTCATTGGATACGAGAAGATCTTGCACTTTTTGAAGGAGAAAAAATGGATGTATTTTCTAGAATTCGTTATAGACAAGTTTTACAAAAATCTAAATTACATAAAATAAAAAAAGGAATGTTAATTGAGTTTGAAATTATGCAATGTGCAATAACAGAAGGACAATTTGCAGTTTGGTATCTTGGAAAAGAGTTAATAGGTTCAGGAATTATTTCATAA
- the atpB gene encoding F0F1 ATP synthase subunit A, which produces MILKKILLFFLFFCIFSFVKSNNSDNNKISNTIIEHITDSHEWNIIGSSKNGIIFSLPVFLWNNGLEYFSSSQFSSEKVVKGKYGFYKMFHERIYKTNSYGTLYIDTKGIPKNEKPLDFSITKNVISIMISVILLCYFFIRMKYSYKNNQIKWNFGILLEFLILFIRDKIAIPNIGKEKYRSYFPFLLTSFFFILVNNLIGIIPGFPNVTGNINITFVLAGITFLISNINANKSYWKHTFCMPGVPIGIRFLLAPIEFIGIFIRPLTLCIRLFANITAGHIIILSFICLIFIFKNFFIAGFSVIFGFFISMLEIMVSFLQAFIFTTLSSLLIGISVKNYENKIH; this is translated from the coding sequence ATGATTTTAAAAAAAATATTATTATTCTTTTTATTTTTTTGTATTTTTTCTTTTGTTAAATCTAATAATTCAGATAATAATAAGATATCTAATACAATTATTGAACATATTACTGATTCTCATGAATGGAATATTATTGGTTCTTCCAAAAATGGAATTATTTTTTCTTTACCTGTATTTTTATGGAATAATGGATTAGAATATTTTTCTTCTTCTCAATTTTCATCAGAAAAAGTAGTAAAAGGTAAGTATGGATTTTATAAAATGTTCCATGAAAGAATATATAAAACTAATTCTTATGGAACTTTATATATAGATACAAAAGGAATTCCAAAAAATGAAAAACCATTAGATTTTTCTATTACAAAAAATGTGATATCCATTATGATATCTGTTATTTTATTATGTTATTTTTTTATACGAATGAAATATAGTTATAAAAACAATCAAATTAAATGGAATTTTGGTATTCTTTTAGAATTTTTAATTTTGTTTATACGAGATAAAATCGCTATTCCTAATATAGGAAAAGAAAAATATAGATCATATTTTCCTTTTTTGTTAACATCTTTTTTTTTCATATTAGTTAATAATTTAATAGGTATTATACCAGGATTTCCTAATGTAACTGGTAATATAAATATTACATTTGTTTTAGCAGGTATAACATTTTTAATAAGTAATATTAATGCAAACAAAAGTTATTGGAAACATACTTTTTGTATGCCAGGAGTTCCAATAGGAATTAGATTTTTATTAGCACCTATAGAATTTATTGGAATTTTTATTAGACCATTGACATTGTGTATTCGATTATTTGCTAATATTACTGCTGGACATATAATTATTTTAAGTTTTATATGTCTTATTTTTATTTTTAAAAATTTTTTTATAGCTGGTTTTTCCGTTATTTTCGGTTTTTTTATTTCTATGTTAGAAATTATGGTATCCTTTTTACAAGCTTTTATTTTTACAACTTTATCTTCTTTACTTATAGGGATATCTGTCAAAAATTATGAAAATAAAATTCATTAA
- the atpF gene encoding F0F1 ATP synthase subunit B, whose translation MDLVTPSVGLIFWHTIIFVTLMLFLSKFAWKPIINFIDQREKKIQISIEKADIIKKELIDVENKKKKILKEIHMKRDIILKEALQIKEKIKIKAKKEGLIEKKKIIEETIKSIKIEKEAVLNELKNKIGGISVKIAEKILIKELNQTNKQDEFIKELVDKFY comes from the coding sequence ATGGATTTGGTAACTCCTTCTGTTGGATTGATTTTTTGGCATACAATAATATTTGTTACATTAATGTTATTTCTTTCCAAATTTGCTTGGAAACCAATAATCAATTTTATTGATCAAAGAGAAAAAAAGATTCAAATATCTATTGAAAAAGCAGATATAATAAAAAAAGAATTGATAGATGTAGAAAATAAAAAGAAAAAAATATTAAAAGAAATTCATATGAAGAGGGATATAATTTTAAAAGAAGCGCTTCAAATTAAAGAAAAAATAAAAATAAAGGCTAAAAAAGAGGGATTGATAGAAAAGAAAAAAATTATTGAAGAAACAATAAAAAGTATTAAAATAGAGAAAGAAGCTGTATTAAATGAATTAAAAAATAAAATAGGAGGTATATCTGTCAAAATAGCAGAAAAAATATTAATAAAAGAATTAAATCAAACAAATAAACAAGATGAATTTATAAAAGAATTGGTAGATAAATTTTACTAA
- the atpH gene encoding ATP synthase F1 subunit delta, protein MFYNKKKIIKHYANVLFEHSKKMNLTKFNCFYHKIKKIYYLLHKNHDFNKIIYSKIFIDQKIKIFEKIFLSFDILLFNFIKLLILKKREFLLKEIFLEYQKIYKKEKGFIECSIISAYPLSINIQKKIAHKITLFEFEYVDKKFHIINKIDKSIIGGFIFIIGNKEWDISIKKQFFLLKKTFKNY, encoded by the coding sequence ATGTTTTATAATAAAAAAAAAATAATTAAACATTATGCTAATGTTCTTTTTGAACATTCAAAAAAAATGAATTTGACAAAATTTAATTGTTTTTATCATAAAATAAAAAAAATATATTATTTATTACATAAAAATCATGATTTTAATAAAATTATTTATAGTAAAATATTTATTGATCAAAAAATAAAAATTTTCGAAAAAATTTTTTTATCTTTTGATATTTTACTTTTTAATTTTATAAAATTATTAATTTTAAAAAAAAGAGAATTTCTTTTAAAAGAAATTTTTTTAGAGTATCAAAAAATATATAAAAAAGAAAAAGGATTCATTGAGTGTTCTATTATATCTGCATATCCTTTAAGTATAAATATACAAAAAAAAATTGCACATAAAATAACCCTTTTTGAATTTGAATATGTAGATAAAAAATTTCATATAATTAATAAAATAGATAAGTCTATTATTGGAGGATTTATATTTATTATAGGAAATAAAGAATGGGATATTAGTATTAAAAAACAATTTTTTTTATTAAAAAAAACATTTAAAAATTATTAA
- the atpA gene encoding F0F1 ATP synthase subunit alpha — protein sequence MSDLKYSEISSILKEQLSNFKFESKLSEYGIIVQVGDGVVRSFGLNNAFYGELIEFHSGIVGIVFNLEEDHVSIVLLSSSKNIKEGDTVRRTGKIFSIKVGEGMLGRVVNVLGNPIDGKGPIKGELFDMPLERKAPGVIYREPVKEPLQTGIKFIDSMIPIGRGQRELIIGDRQTGKTTIAIDTIINQRKFFEKKNTVYCVYVAISQKGSAIARINKILEENRAMEYTVIVAAKSSESASIQVYSPFSGTTIGEYFRDTGRSCLIIYDDLSKQAVSYREISLLLRRPPGREAYPGDVFYLHSRLLERSAKIIKDQKMAEKMNNIPKSIKNNIKGGGSLTAMPIIETQSGDISSYIPTNVISITDGQIFLEKDLFNSGIRPAINDSISVSRVGGAAQIQSMRKVSGTLKLDQAQFRELESFSKFGSELDPSTMKILKKGKINVEILKQTAHYPYDIEDQIAIIYVGTTNILQDFPIDKVLDFEKEYLFYLKEKHENLLKSLKNGILNEEISKILEKVAFEISRKYIY from the coding sequence ATGTCTGATTTAAAATATTCTGAAATATCATCGATACTTAAAGAACAATTATCAAATTTTAAATTTGAATCAAAATTGAGTGAATATGGTATTATTGTTCAAGTAGGAGATGGAGTAGTTAGATCTTTTGGTCTTAATAATGCTTTTTATGGAGAATTGATAGAATTCCATTCTGGAATAGTAGGCATAGTTTTTAATTTAGAAGAAGATCATGTAAGTATTGTATTACTTAGTTCATCTAAAAATATAAAAGAAGGAGATACAGTAAGAAGAACAGGTAAAATTTTTTCTATAAAAGTAGGAGAAGGAATGTTAGGTCGTGTAGTAAATGTATTAGGAAATCCTATTGATGGAAAAGGACCTATAAAAGGTGAATTATTTGATATGCCTTTAGAAAGAAAGGCTCCAGGTGTTATTTATAGAGAACCTGTTAAAGAACCACTTCAAACTGGTATCAAATTTATAGATTCTATGATTCCCATAGGAAGAGGTCAGAGAGAATTAATTATAGGAGATAGACAAACTGGAAAAACAACTATAGCTATTGATACTATAATTAATCAAAGAAAATTTTTTGAAAAAAAAAATACAGTTTATTGTGTTTATGTGGCTATTAGTCAAAAAGGATCTGCAATTGCAAGAATTAATAAAATTTTAGAAGAAAATAGAGCTATGGAATATACAGTTATAGTTGCAGCAAAATCTTCTGAATCTGCTTCAATACAAGTATATTCTCCTTTTTCAGGTACTACTATTGGTGAATATTTTCGTGATACGGGTCGTTCTTGTTTAATAATATATGATGACCTATCAAAACAAGCTGTTTCTTATAGAGAAATATCTTTATTATTACGTCGTCCTCCTGGACGAGAAGCTTATCCAGGAGACGTTTTTTATTTACATTCTCGTCTTTTAGAACGTTCAGCTAAAATTATAAAAGATCAAAAAATGGCTGAAAAAATGAATAATATTCCAAAATCTATTAAAAATAATATAAAAGGTGGAGGATCGTTAACAGCTATGCCTATTATTGAAACTCAATCTGGAGATATATCTTCTTATATACCTACTAATGTTATTTCTATTACAGATGGACAAATATTTTTAGAAAAAGATCTATTTAATTCTGGAATTAGACCTGCAATAAATGATAGCATATCTGTTTCTCGTGTTGGTGGAGCAGCTCAAATTCAATCTATGAGAAAAGTATCAGGGACTCTTAAATTAGATCAAGCACAATTTAGAGAATTAGAATCTTTTTCAAAATTTGGTTCTGAATTAGATCCTTCTACTATGAAAATATTAAAAAAAGGAAAAATTAACGTAGAAATATTAAAGCAAACTGCTCATTATCCATATGATATAGAGGATCAAATTGCTATTATTTATGTGGGAACTACAAATATTTTACAAGATTTTCCTATTGATAAAGTTTTAGATTTTGAAAAAGAATATCTTTTTTATTTAAAAGAAAAACATGAAAACTTATTAAAATCTTTAAAAAATGGTATTCTTAATGAAGAAATATCTAAAATTTTAGAAAAAGTAGCATTTGAAATTAGTAGGAAATATATTTATTAA
- the trpS gene encoding tryptophan--tRNA ligase, with product MEKMLTGIRSTGTPHLGNILSVIIPSINIANKKKNTSFIFIADLHSLINIDNLQNIKDNTYKIAAAWLAFGLNTENCLFYRQSDVTEVTELAWYFSCFYPYKRLTLVHTFKNEIEENKNKINTGLFIYPILMSADILLYNAKIIPVGEDQLQHIEIARRIANFFNKKVGEKIFIQPNAFLQKKTMSVPGTDGKKMSKSKKNYINIFSSDDLLKKQIMNIYTDNKSLEEKKNPEKDNIMSLYKLIAPLDKIEKMKNKYIKGGYGYLDAKKALYELIIHKFSVEREKFFSFIKNKSLLDNILFSGAKKAKNIANKRLNYIRKYLNFNSLL from the coding sequence ATGGAAAAAATGTTAACAGGTATTAGAAGTACAGGTACTCCTCATTTAGGAAATATCTTAAGTGTTATAATTCCATCTATAAATATAGCTAATAAAAAAAAAAATACTTCATTTATATTTATAGCTGATTTACATTCTTTGATTAATATAGATAATTTACAAAATATTAAAGATAATACTTATAAAATTGCAGCTGCATGGTTAGCTTTTGGATTAAATACAGAAAATTGTCTTTTTTATAGACAATCTGATGTTACAGAAGTAACTGAATTAGCTTGGTATTTTAGTTGTTTTTATCCCTATAAAAGACTTACATTAGTTCATACTTTTAAAAATGAAATTGAAGAAAATAAAAATAAAATAAATACAGGATTATTTATATATCCTATTTTAATGTCTGCTGATATTTTATTATACAACGCAAAAATTATTCCTGTTGGAGAAGATCAATTACAACATATTGAAATAGCTAGACGTATAGCTAATTTTTTTAATAAAAAAGTAGGAGAAAAAATTTTTATACAACCTAATGCTTTTTTACAAAAAAAAACAATGTCTGTTCCTGGAACAGATGGAAAAAAAATGAGTAAATCTAAAAAAAATTATATTAATATTTTTTCATCAGATGATCTTTTAAAAAAACAAATAATGAATATATATACAGACAATAAATCTTTAGAAGAAAAAAAAAATCCTGAAAAAGATAATATAATGTCTTTATATAAATTAATAGCTCCTTTGGATAAAATAGAAAAAATGAAAAACAAATATATAAAAGGAGGATATGGATATTTAGATGCTAAAAAAGCATTATATGAACTTATTATACATAAATTTTCAGTAGAAAGAGAAAAATTTTTTTCTTTTATAAAAAATAAATCTTTATTAGATAATATTCTTTTTTCAGGAGCTAAAAAAGCAAAAAATATAGCTAATAAAAGATTAAATTACATTAGAAAATATTTGAATTTCAATTCTTTATTATAA